The DNA region CTCAGCATCACGGTCGGCAGGTAGAACCCGCCGAGCGTGAACCCGCCGATCACCGCCATGGCCGTCAGCAGCACGGCGGCGACGGATGCCGTGGCGGTGCGCGCTCGCCGCGGCACGGCGACGGGCACGAGGGCGACGAGCGCCGGGACCAGTGCGATGAGCGCGGCCCACAGCCCGTTGACCTCGACGAGCGTCTCGGTCGTGCCGTCTCCGGTCGTGTAGGAGGGCATGATGAACGCGGCGACGACCGCGACGAGGATCGCCAGGGCCACGGCGGCGCCCTGCAGCACGCGCCACGCCCGTTCCGCTCGGGGTGCCGCGCCCGCGGCATCCGTTCCGAACTCCTCTGCGGCGCGCTCGGCGATCTCGGCGGGAGTGCCCAGGCTGCGGATCGTCTCGTCGACGGGCTGCCCGGCGTCCTCCGCGTCGGCGAAGTGCGCGCGCAGGTCGTCGAGGACCGCGCCGCGGTGCGCGGGGGCGATGTCGCCCAGCATCCGCTCGACCGATCGCAGGTAGTCGTCTCGCGTGGTCATCGTGCTCCCTCGAGGATGGTGTCGACCTCGGCGCCGAGCGCCCGCCAGACCTCGGCGAACGTGTCCAGCTGATCTCGGCCGGCCGCGGTGATCGTGTAGTACCGGCGCGGGCGTCCGCCGCCGACGGCTTCGGTGCGGGCATCGACCAGGCCGCCCTCGCGCATGCGCGCCAGCAGCGGGTACAGGCTGCCCTCGCCGGCGATCAGCCCGCGGGACTGCAGGTCGGATGCCAGCTCCAGGCCGTACCGCTCGTTCGCGGCCAGCACGCCGAGCACGCAGAACTCCAGCACCCCCTTGCGGAGGTTCGTGGCGATGCGCTCGGCGGCCTCGGTCATGCGGACGATCTTAACCTTGTGATGCAAATATTGCAATACAAGGTTTGCGGAGTCGGTGCCGGGATCGGCGCCTTCGCCGGCCCCGCGAGGCCGGCGGGTGTGCAGGAGGCCCATAAGCGGCCCCGGCGTAGACTGGAGGCGTCACCGATCCGAGGACTGTCATGCCCGCCGCTTCCCGCACCTTCACTGCACGCCACGTGCAGTTGACGCGTGCCGTCCTGGCGGCCGCGGCCGCCCTCATGATCACGTTCTCCGCGGACCACTCGGCATCCGTCGGCCTGTCCGTGTTCAGCGGCTTCGCCGTCGCCACCGGTCTCGTGCTGGCGCTGGCCGCGTTCCTCGTGCTCCCCGCCGGGCACCGCTGGCCGACTCTCGTCATCGCCGGCGCTTCGCTCGTGCTGGGCATGGCCGGCGGGCTGCCGCCGATCCGCACGGACGGTCTGTTCTTCGGCCTCGTGATCGCCTGGGCCGCACTGACCGGCCTCGTCGAGCTCATCGCCGGCATCCGTTCCCGGGGATCCGACGGCGCGCGGGATGCGGTGATCACCGGGGCCGCGGGCCTGCTGCTGGCCGGGGTGCTGGCCGTGCTGCCATGGGGGTTCGCCTACGAGTACACGACACCCGCCGGCGAGGCCGCGTCGTTGACCGGCATCATCCTCGGCGTCGGCGTCTTCGGCGCGTACACGGCGATCGTCGCCGTCCTCCTCGGCATCGCCGGTCTGACCCCGAGGGTCGATCGGCCGGCACGGGCGGATGCCGCAACGGATGCCGACATCGACCGCCTGGCCGACCATGGAGGACACGCATGACCGACCAGAAGCCGACTCGACGCGAGATCCTGCGGCCGCTGCATCTGCTGGGCATCGCCCTGGCCTGCGGCGCGTTCGCGGCCGTCGTCACGATGGTCTCCACCGGCGCGTTCACGACGCGCGTGAACACCGCTCTCGCCAACGGCACCTACGAGGACCTTCCCCCGGTCACCCTCGGCCTGGTGGTCGGCGGGATCTCGTTCATCGTCACCCTGCTCGTGCTGGCCATGCTCATGCTCGCCGTCAGTCCCGCGCAGGTGACGAAGACCATCGACAAGCCCGTGCTGCTCGAGCCCAAGCGGAAGAAGTCCCGCAAGGGCGCCACTGCCGCCGAGGGCACGGATGACGCCGAGGACGCGGGCGCGTCTTCGGGCATCGGCGACGCGGATTCCGCCCCCTCCGCCGACTGAGCATCACCCCGTCCTCCCTGCGGCGTCGGCGCAGCCGGCGGAAGAAGCCGGGGAACAACCGCAAGACCGTGGTGTTGACTGTTATCGTGCCTACATCTGTCGCCCGCGCCTCCGTCGGACTGCGATCGGAGCGCGGTCCCATCCTGGGCGCGCTCATGCTCGCCACCGGACTGATCGCCATCGACGCGACGATCCTCGCCACCGCGGTGCCGAGCATCGTGCGCGACCTCGGCGGCTACCAGCAGTTCCCCTGGCTGTTCTCGGCGTACCTGCTCGCGCAGGCCGTGAGCGTGCCGATCTACTCGCGCTTCGCGGACACCGTGGGGCGCAAGCCGATCATCCTCATCGGCATCGCGCTGTTCCTGCTGGGCTCCGCGCTGTGCGGATTCGCCGGCAGCATGCTGTGGCTCATCCTCTTCCGGATCGTGCAGGGACTGGGCGCGGGAGCGGTGACGCCGATGTCCATGACGATCGTCGGCGACATCTACACGGTCGCGGAGCGCGCGAAGGTGCAGGGGTACATCGCGAGCGTGTGGGGCGTCTCCTCCGTCGTGGGTCCCGCGCTGGGCGGCGTCTTCGCGCAGCTGGGCGCGTGGCGCTGGATCTTCTTCGTCAACGTGCCGTTGTGCGCGCTGGCGGCGTGGATGCTCCTGACGCACTACCGGGAGAAGAAGCAGGTGCAGCGGCATCGGATCGACGTCGCCGGCGCCGTGCTGCTGACCGTCGGCCTCACCGGCGTGATCCTGGGGCTTCTGGAGGGCGGCAGCGCGTGGGCGTGGATCTCCGTGCCGAGCGCCGCCTGCTTCGGCATCGGCGCCCTCGCGCTGATCGTGTTCTTCTTCGTCGAACGCCGCACGGCCGAGCCGATCATCGACTTCGCGCTCGTGACGCGCCGGCTCATCCTCATCACGACGATCATCGCCTTCGGGATCGGTGCACTGCTGATCGGTGTGACGAGCTTCGCACCGGCCTACCTGGAGGGTTCGCTGGGCATCGTGCCGCTGCTGTCCGGGCTCGCCGTGGCCGCGCTGACGCTCGGCTGGCCCATCGCCGCCGGCTACTCCGGACGGCTGTACCTGCGGATCGGCTTCCGCCGCACCGCCCTGCTGGGAATGGGCATCAGCACGGTGGCCGCCATCGCACTGGCCGTCTCCGGCCCGTGGCCCAATCCGTTCACGGTGGCCGCCATCGTCTTCGCCCTGGGTTTCGGATTGGGCTGGACCTCGGCCCCGTCCCTCGTCGCCGCACAGGCATCGGTCGGATGGGGCGAGCGCGGCGTCGTCACCGGCATGAGCGCCTTCGCCCGGTCGGCGGGCAGCGCGGTGGGCGTGGCGATCCTCGGTGCCATCTCGAACGCCGTGATCGCGCAGGGGGTGGGACCGCAGGACGCCGCGACGATCGTGGCCGCCTCGACCTGGGTGTTCGTGGGTGCTGCCGTCGCGGCCGCACTGACCTTCATCGCGGTGCTGTTCATGCCGCGGGACGGGGCGGTGCCGTCGGAGTGAGCCCGAGCGGGCGCGTGCCGGCTGCAGGGGCGCGCGGCGCGCGGGCTCAGCGCGCGAGCTGCTCGGCGACGCCGATGTAGGCGGCCGGTGTCAGCGCCAGCAGGCGCTGCTTCGCGGCATCCCCGATCTCCAGCTTCTCGACGAACTCCGCCAGCTCGGCCGCGCCGACGCGGTGACCGCGGGTGAGGTCCTTCAGCAGGGCATACGGGTCGGTGATGGTGGAGCGCCCGGCGACGACCTCCGCGCGGATGACGGTCTGGATGGCCTCGGCCAGCACCTCCCAGTTGTGGTCCAGGTCGTCGGCCAGCACGTCGCGCGACAGTGAGATGGCGTCCAGGCCGCGGCGCAGGTTGTCCAGCGCCAGCAGCGAATGACCGAACGCGACGCCGATGTTGCGCTGCGTGGTCGAGTCGGTCAGGTCGCGCTGCATCCGGCTGGTGACCAGCGTCTGCGACAGCGAGTGCAGCAGACTGCCTGAGATCTCCAGGTTCGCCTCGGCGTTCTCGAATCGGATCGGGTTGATCTTGTGCGGCATGGTTGACGATCCCGTCGCGCCCGCGACGGGGATCTGCGCGAAGTACCCCAGCGAGATGTACGTCCAGATGTCGGTGGCGAGGTTGTGCAGGATGCCGCCGGCGTGCCGCATGTGGTCGTACAGCTCCACCTGCCAGTCGTGCGACTCGATCTGGGTGGTCAGCGGGTTGAAGTCGATGCCGAGGCCCTCGATGTACTCCCGCGAGACCGCCTGCCAGTCCACGTCGGGGTCGGCGGCCAGGTGCGCGGACCAGGTGCCCGTCGCGCCGGAGAACTTCGCCAGGTATTCGGATGCCGCGATGCGGCCGCGCACGCGCTCCAGCCGCCACGCGAAGACGGCCAGCTCCTTGCCCATGGTCGACGGGGTGGCCGGCTGGCCGTGCGTGCGGGAGAGCATGGCGGCATCCGCGTGCTCTTCGGCCAGCTCACGGAGCTTGGTGATGACCGAGTCCAGCGCAGGCAGCCAGACGCCCTCGACTGCGCGCTTGACGGTCAGGGCGTAGGAGGCGGAGTTGATGTCCTCGCTCGTGCAGGCGAAGTGGGTGAGCTCGGCGATGGCATCCAGACCCAGCGCCGCCAGGCGGTCGCGTACGAGGTACTCGACGGCCTTCACGTCGTGGCGGGTGACGGCCTCCTTGGCCGCCAGCCAGTCGATCTCCGCCTGCCCGAAGTCACGGTACAGCGCGCGCAGACGCTCCTTGTCGGCATCCGACAGCGGGGAGGTGCCGAACACCGCGCGATCGGTGAGGGCGATCAGCCACTCCACCTCCACCTCGACACGGGCGCGGTTCAGACCCGCCTCGGAGAGGAAGTCCGCCAGGCCCCCGACGGCGGCGCGGTAGCGGCCGTCGAGCGGGCTGAGCGGCTGGTCGGGGAGCGGGGGCAGAGAAGTCAGGGGAGATCCTCCTGATCGGGGCGCCGCGGAACGCGGAGCGCTGTACGGGGGGCGCGCACGGCGGGTTCGAGCTGCGAGAAGAGGCCGCACGTCGCGGTCTCAATCATAGCCAGCACGGAATCGAACATCGCCTCGCCCGCGTAGTACGGGTCGGGGACGTCCATGCCGGAGGCGTTGGGCTCATAGGCGCGCAGCAGCGTGACCTTGCCCTTGTCGTCCTCGCTGCGCGCCCACGCCTTCAGGATGCGCTCGTGCGTGCGGTCCAGGGCGACGATGAGGTCGCTGTCGGTGAAGTCCGCGGCGCTGAACTGGCGTGCGCGATGGGAGGCGCCGTCGTATCCGCGCCTGCTGAGCGCCTCCAGCGTGCGCTCGTCGGCGCGCTCGCCGAGGTGCCAGTCCCCGGTGCCCGCGCTGCGGGAGACCACCCGCGAACCCAGGCCCGCACGCTCCGCGAGGGCGCGGAGCACCACCTCGGCCATGGGGGACCGGCAGATGTTCCCTGTGCAGACGAAGATCACGCGAAAGGGATCCGGAGACGTCACGGCTCCCATTCTGCCGCCATCGACCTCTCTCCCCAATCGTCGATTTGTTCGGGTTGTCCACACCCGCCGGGATCGCCGGGAGGAGCGGACGCCGATGCCGCGCACCCTGGAGGCATGTACTCGATCCTGACCGCACAGGCTCCCGCGAGCGACGACCTGTGGACGGTGTTCGCCGCGCTCCGACTTCTCGACGAGGCGACGGAGGTGGTGGGGGCGGCCGCGGTCGAGGCGGGGAGGCTCGTCGAGAGGGCGAACTGGCAGAACGAGGGGATGCGCAGGCTCCGGTGGGCGCTGTCCGATCTGCGCGCGGAGTTGGGTGCAGAACGGAGCGAGCTGGCGTTCCTGCGGGAGCAGCTGGCGCGGATGGCGGACGCATGAGCGGGGAGGTGGAGATCAGCTCCGGCGGCGCGATCAGCGTCGACTCGGGGGAGTTCCGCGCCGTGGGGGAGCGGCTGGGCGACCTGTCCTGGGAACTCGTGCGGGCGATCGACGTCCTCGAGAGGGCGCAGGCGACCCTGGGATCGGTGTCGGATCCCGCCCTGCGGGCGAGGCTGCCGGAGATGTCCGCCCGTGTGCACCGGCTGACCGATCTCGGCCGTCGGGCGGGAGAGGCGGCACGGGGGACGCAGCTGATGGCCGACGTGTTCGAGCTCGTCGAGCTGCGCGCCGAGCAGGAGGCGCTCGCCGCGACCCGCCCGGACGACGCGCTCGCGCTGCAGTTCCGCATCGACGAGCTGATCGCGTCGGACCCCGTCGTCGACCGCATGGCCTCGGCGGTCGTCACCGGGTGGTCCGAGCGGCGGTTCGACGGGGTGACGGATCAGCCGTGGGACGACGCGCTGGGTCTCGGCGGGCTCGTCGGCGGTGTGCTCGCGCCTGCCGTGTTCTCCTTCATCGCTCCGCTGATGGGGGCTCGCCCTGTTGGTGCGACCATGAGCGACGCGGTCGAGAAGGCGGAGGAGCTCGACCGCGGCGTGCTGCCGTACGGCACGAGACTGCAGGGCGCCGCACCCGCCGTGGACGTCGCCCTCGTCGCGACGGCGAAGGTCGACCCCGTCACGAACCTGCAGGACTCGGTCGAGCGCATCCCGCGCCGCAGAGCCGCCGGGCAGGTCGTCGTGGAGAGGTACATGATGGCGGGCGAGGAGAAGAGGTATGTGGCGTACATCGGCGGCACCCGCAGGATCATGCCGGGATCCGACGATCCGTGGGACATGGGATCGAACTGGCAGATGTACGGGCAGCGGCACGTGGCGGCGTCCTACGAGGCCACCCTGCAGGCGCTGGCCGCCGCCGGCGCGGAGTCGGGCGACGCGGTGGACGTGGTC from Microbacterium soli includes:
- a CDS encoding low molecular weight protein-tyrosine-phosphatase yields the protein MGAVTSPDPFRVIFVCTGNICRSPMAEVVLRALAERAGLGSRVVSRSAGTGDWHLGERADERTLEALSRRGYDGASHRARQFSAADFTDSDLIVALDRTHERILKAWARSEDDKGKVTLLRAYEPNASGMDVPDPYYAGEAMFDSVLAMIETATCGLFSQLEPAVRAPRTALRVPRRPDQEDLP
- a CDS encoding HAAS signaling domain-containing protein; translated protein: MTTRDDYLRSVERMLGDIAPAHRGAVLDDLRAHFADAEDAGQPVDETIRSLGTPAEIAERAAEEFGTDAAGAAPRAERAWRVLQGAAVALAILVAVVAAFIMPSYTTGDGTTETLVEVNGLWAALIALVPALVALVPVAVPRRARTATASVAAVLLTAMAVIGGFTLGGFYLPTVMLSWAALIAWVRMRRSGFGIAWRIVGGVLAALPVLGFLVPVLGGLVGRYADPASAPTFDVSAWGWPFLAAVLVLAVVIAIGSRPAGWVLAALGLVMVAWALVSGQLLTMLGIWLGGLWLTIGLAHAVTTQRRH
- a CDS encoding MFS transporter: MPTSVARASVGLRSERGPILGALMLATGLIAIDATILATAVPSIVRDLGGYQQFPWLFSAYLLAQAVSVPIYSRFADTVGRKPIILIGIALFLLGSALCGFAGSMLWLILFRIVQGLGAGAVTPMSMTIVGDIYTVAERAKVQGYIASVWGVSSVVGPALGGVFAQLGAWRWIFFVNVPLCALAAWMLLTHYREKKQVQRHRIDVAGAVLLTVGLTGVILGLLEGGSAWAWISVPSAACFGIGALALIVFFFVERRTAEPIIDFALVTRRLILITTIIAFGIGALLIGVTSFAPAYLEGSLGIVPLLSGLAVAALTLGWPIAAGYSGRLYLRIGFRRTALLGMGISTVAAIALAVSGPWPNPFTVAAIVFALGFGLGWTSAPSLVAAQASVGWGERGVVTGMSAFARSAGSAVGVAILGAISNAVIAQGVGPQDAATIVAASTWVFVGAAVAAALTFIAVLFMPRDGAVPSE
- the purB gene encoding adenylosuccinate lyase, whose protein sequence is MPPLPDQPLSPLDGRYRAAVGGLADFLSEAGLNRARVEVEVEWLIALTDRAVFGTSPLSDADKERLRALYRDFGQAEIDWLAAKEAVTRHDVKAVEYLVRDRLAALGLDAIAELTHFACTSEDINSASYALTVKRAVEGVWLPALDSVITKLRELAEEHADAAMLSRTHGQPATPSTMGKELAVFAWRLERVRGRIAASEYLAKFSGATGTWSAHLAADPDVDWQAVSREYIEGLGIDFNPLTTQIESHDWQVELYDHMRHAGGILHNLATDIWTYISLGYFAQIPVAGATGSSTMPHKINPIRFENAEANLEISGSLLHSLSQTLVTSRMQRDLTDSTTQRNIGVAFGHSLLALDNLRRGLDAISLSRDVLADDLDHNWEVLAEAIQTVIRAEVVAGRSTITDPYALLKDLTRGHRVGAAELAEFVEKLEIGDAAKQRLLALTPAAYIGVAEQLAR
- a CDS encoding acyl-CoA synthetase — translated: MPAASRTFTARHVQLTRAVLAAAAALMITFSADHSASVGLSVFSGFAVATGLVLALAAFLVLPAGHRWPTLVIAGASLVLGMAGGLPPIRTDGLFFGLVIAWAALTGLVELIAGIRSRGSDGARDAVITGAAGLLLAGVLAVLPWGFAYEYTTPAGEAASLTGIILGVGVFGAYTAIVAVLLGIAGLTPRVDRPARADAATDADIDRLADHGGHA
- a CDS encoding PadR family transcriptional regulator, giving the protein MTEAAERIATNLRKGVLEFCVLGVLAANERYGLELASDLQSRGLIAGEGSLYPLLARMREGGLVDARTEAVGGGRPRRYYTITAAGRDQLDTFAEVWRALGAEVDTILEGAR